A section of the Alkalihalobacillus sp. LMS39 genome encodes:
- a CDS encoding helix-turn-helix domain-containing protein: MSLLGRVFEIYDIHEMADYISNVLNKSVIIENKNFELIAYSSSGDYEYDTTQQKTILSKKCPSFIIERLEKEGVVQQLESKNDPIRVQPMEEVGFYQRVVIRVKYNERTVGYIWVLESNILLKEAELEFLTSITSHVGTLIYDFTTRNLRKESREHRLFWQLINHEYVNEKQIRQEANLASIRLPERFTIFVVSITNQAHVEVLEKVKKVIDNVKAIPSSSYLEKDSKVIFIVSGASHIKDDAISQAKQLVQLLDEKMTDGERKQLLLGIGHEYLHLAEMRKSFLQALEVIETVSAINDTTTLPVEYGKLGMYRYLLTLYEKNSSEGFINQDLLKLMKKDDENKTKLLETLKVYLTNHLKLKKTAQELFIHPNTLNYRIKQILESTDIDLEDFNMNSHLYTELLLLYNVPEYYYRYREALQYYFK, encoded by the coding sequence ATGAGTTTATTAGGTCGAGTTTTTGAAATTTACGATATCCATGAGATGGCAGATTATATTAGCAATGTCCTAAATAAATCCGTTATTATTGAAAATAAAAACTTTGAATTAATTGCCTATAGTTCTTCAGGTGATTATGAATATGATACAACACAGCAAAAAACAATTCTCTCCAAAAAGTGCCCAAGCTTTATCATTGAACGATTAGAAAAAGAAGGGGTCGTGCAACAATTAGAAAGTAAAAATGATCCAATTCGTGTTCAGCCAATGGAAGAAGTCGGGTTTTACCAGCGAGTTGTCATCCGTGTTAAATACAATGAACGGACAGTGGGTTACATATGGGTTCTTGAATCAAATATATTATTAAAAGAAGCAGAGCTAGAGTTCCTCACTTCTATTACTTCACATGTTGGAACATTGATTTACGACTTTACCACTAGAAACTTACGGAAAGAATCAAGAGAGCATCGTTTGTTTTGGCAATTAATTAACCATGAATATGTCAATGAAAAACAAATACGTCAAGAAGCTAATTTAGCGTCGATTCGACTGCCAGAAAGATTTACTATTTTTGTTGTCTCCATAACAAATCAAGCCCATGTTGAAGTGTTGGAAAAAGTAAAGAAAGTCATAGATAATGTAAAAGCGATTCCATCATCATCATATCTTGAAAAAGATTCGAAAGTTATTTTTATCGTAAGTGGAGCAAGCCATATAAAAGACGATGCCATTTCACAGGCGAAACAACTCGTTCAATTATTAGATGAAAAAATGACAGATGGAGAAAGAAAGCAACTTTTGCTCGGAATCGGACATGAGTATTTGCATTTAGCAGAAATGAGAAAAAGCTTCCTCCAAGCACTTGAAGTGATTGAAACAGTAAGTGCAATTAATGATACGACAACACTACCTGTTGAATACGGAAAGCTAGGTATGTATAGGTATTTATTAACCTTGTATGAAAAAAATAGCTCTGAAGGCTTCATTAACCAAGATTTATTAAAACTGATGAAAAAAGACGATGAAAACAAAACAAAATTACTAGAAACATTGAAAGTGTACTTAACGAATCATTTAAAGCTAAAAAAAACGGCACAAGAGCTTTTTATTCATCCGAATACATTAAATTACCGCATTAAACAAATTTTAGAATCGACGGACATTGATTTAGAAGACTTTAATATGAATAGCCACCTGTATACAGAATTGCTTCTTCTTTATAATGTTCCTGAATACTATTATCGATATCGGGAAGCGTTGCAGTATTATTTTAAATAA
- a CDS encoding alpha/beta fold hydrolase gives MTEKKHMKGYSEEICSSMIGQTPREEIWKKNKTTLWYYPTNTKKYKTPLFLIYSLVSKPYLLDLAPGSSMIEAFHQKGFDVYLIDFGVPGYEDYDISLDTYICGHIQKAVKRTLYHSKSTDVSIVGYCLGGTLSIIYAAIATEPIKNLILFAPPVDFSQIPLLEKWRELLRENEMKIDELLSLYGVVPPSIVNLGMRTITSPISITPHIRLIERGHDKQYVEKWNKFNRWAKDHIPFVGKTLHQLLYDVVLENKLIQNQLKINEQQVLLSNIKSNLLVVSTSGDQIVKEEYIISLLDKVSSEDSTYKRVKGGHASLAIKGELPLFLEEWLVQRST, from the coding sequence ATGACTGAAAAAAAGCATATGAAAGGATATTCCGAAGAAATATGTTCATCAATGATTGGACAAACACCTAGAGAAGAGATTTGGAAAAAAAATAAAACAACGTTATGGTATTACCCAACCAATACGAAAAAGTATAAAACACCGCTTTTTTTAATTTATTCGTTAGTGAGCAAGCCATATTTACTTGATTTGGCTCCCGGTAGCAGCATGATTGAAGCTTTTCATCAAAAGGGATTTGATGTGTATTTAATAGACTTTGGTGTTCCGGGATATGAAGATTATGATATCAGTTTGGACACTTATATTTGTGGTCATATCCAAAAAGCAGTGAAGCGTACTTTATATCATTCGAAGTCTACTGATGTTTCTATCGTCGGATATTGTCTTGGTGGAACATTATCAATCATCTATGCTGCGATTGCAACAGAACCGATAAAAAATCTTATTTTATTTGCACCTCCTGTTGATTTTAGTCAGATTCCGCTTTTAGAGAAGTGGCGGGAATTATTAAGGGAAAATGAAATGAAAATAGACGAACTTTTATCTTTATACGGGGTTGTTCCTCCTTCAATTGTTAATCTCGGTATGAGAACAATAACCTCACCTATTTCGATTACGCCGCATATTCGTTTAATCGAACGTGGTCACGATAAGCAGTATGTGGAGAAGTGGAATAAATTTAATAGGTGGGCAAAAGATCATATCCCATTTGTAGGGAAAACATTACATCAACTTTTATATGATGTAGTCTTAGAAAATAAACTTATTCAAAACCAACTCAAGATTAACGAACAACAAGTTCTTTTGAGCAATATAAAGTCAAACCTATTAGTCGTTTCAACATCAGGTGATCAAATTGTAAAAGAGGAATATATCATTTCCTTATTAGATAAAGTTTCAAGTGAAGACAGTACCTATAAACGGGTCAAAGGCGGACATGCGAGTTTGGCGATAAAAGGAGAACTTCCATTATTTCTAGAGGAATGGTTAGTACAACGCTCGACATAA
- a CDS encoding cytochrome P450 — translation MKKRKKNVPNGPKGKWFSGHLNEFQADPLAFLVNLQQQYGDVAKFRFGPFQHVYLLSKPEYIKEVLVTKQRSFVKSQDLTVLKPLIGDGLLTSEKGLHLQQRRTIQPSFRQSYLAHYAREMIETTNNYIYSWLDEDVRDITEDMMNITLGIICKTMFSLSFEEGANMIGEPIDDVMKLSIKRMRSILPVPLFIPTKINRHYTKAIAELDEIIYSFIEQRREFKETHHDLLGVLMEAKDEQGMGMTDQQLRDEVMTIFLAGHETTANALSWTVYLLSQHPEIEQKVHQEIEENIGKEALTIEHYNKLPYTQNVIWESLRLYPPAYVIGRKADESVSIGPYEFKKGDMILMSQYVNHRNPHFFENPNEFMPERFENNLIKELPPFAFFPFGGGPRVCIGNHFAMMEAVFVLTAIARQFQFVLPKDHHPVKPQPLITLRPKRGLRMIVKRR, via the coding sequence TTGAAAAAAAGAAAGAAAAATGTTCCCAATGGTCCTAAAGGAAAGTGGTTCAGTGGCCATTTAAATGAGTTTCAAGCGGACCCTTTAGCTTTTCTAGTTAACTTACAACAACAGTATGGAGATGTTGCTAAGTTTCGGTTTGGTCCTTTTCAACACGTGTATTTACTATCAAAGCCGGAGTATATAAAAGAGGTTCTTGTGACGAAACAACGTTCTTTTGTGAAATCACAAGATTTAACCGTGCTTAAACCGTTAATAGGAGATGGCCTTCTAACAAGTGAAAAAGGGTTGCATTTACAGCAACGCCGAACCATTCAACCCTCTTTTCGACAATCATATTTGGCTCATTATGCTAGAGAGATGATAGAGACTACAAACAACTATATATATTCGTGGTTAGATGAGGATGTACGTGACATTACAGAAGATATGATGAATATAACACTTGGTATTATTTGCAAAACGATGTTTAGCCTTTCATTTGAAGAAGGGGCCAACATGATTGGAGAACCAATTGATGATGTAATGAAATTAAGTATAAAGAGAATGCGTTCTATCTTACCAGTTCCTCTATTCATTCCAACAAAAATAAACCGCCACTATACAAAAGCAATAGCGGAGTTAGATGAAATCATCTACTCTTTTATTGAGCAGAGAAGAGAATTTAAAGAAACTCATCACGATTTGCTTGGAGTATTAATGGAGGCTAAAGATGAACAAGGTATGGGCATGACTGACCAACAGCTTCGTGACGAGGTTATGACGATATTTTTAGCGGGCCATGAAACGACCGCCAATGCTCTTTCATGGACAGTGTATTTACTTTCACAGCATCCGGAAATTGAACAAAAAGTTCATCAGGAGATTGAAGAGAATATTGGGAAAGAAGCTCTTACAATAGAACATTATAACAAACTCCCTTACACGCAAAATGTCATATGGGAATCGCTTCGTCTGTATCCACCTGCATATGTGATTGGAAGAAAAGCTGATGAGAGTGTGTCAATCGGACCGTATGAATTTAAAAAAGGAGATATGATTTTGATGAGTCAATATGTAAACCATCGAAATCCTCATTTTTTTGAGAATCCCAATGAATTCATGCCGGAACGATTTGAAAACAACCTTATAAAAGAGCTTCCTCCCTTTGCATTTTTTCCTTTTGGTGGTGGGCCAAGGGTGTGTATAGGTAATCATTTTGCCATGATGGAAGCAGTATTTGTGTTAACCGCGATTGCACGACAATTTCAGTTCGTTTTACCGAAAGACCATCATCCAGTAAAACCACAACCGTTAATTACATTAAGACCGAAACGCGGATTACGAATGATTGTGAAACGAAGATAA
- the deoC gene encoding deoxyribose-phosphate aldolase — protein MDKTIANMIDHTLLKAEATKAQVIELCEEAKKYHFFSVCVNPTWIEEAKMQLQNSDVKVCTVIGFPLGATTTETKMFETKDAIQKGADEVDMVINIGKLKDKEYEAVQADIQAVVTAANGQALVKVIIETSLLTDEEKRKACELAVEAGADFVKTSTGFSTGGATVEDIRLMRNTVGPDIGVKASGGVRDQQTAKAVIDAGATRIGASSSIAIVKGQVGKEGY, from the coding sequence ATGGATAAAACAATAGCAAACATGATTGACCATACGTTGTTAAAAGCAGAAGCGACAAAAGCGCAAGTCATTGAATTATGCGAAGAAGCAAAAAAATATCACTTTTTCTCTGTTTGTGTGAATCCAACATGGATAGAGGAAGCAAAAATGCAACTGCAAAATTCTGATGTGAAAGTATGTACAGTTATTGGCTTTCCGTTAGGAGCGACAACAACAGAAACGAAAATGTTTGAAACAAAAGATGCGATACAAAAAGGCGCAGATGAAGTCGATATGGTTATCAATATTGGAAAATTAAAAGATAAAGAGTATGAAGCTGTTCAAGCTGACATTCAAGCAGTCGTTACAGCCGCAAATGGTCAAGCACTTGTGAAAGTCATTATTGAAACGAGCTTACTTACAGACGAAGAAAAAAGAAAGGCTTGCGAACTTGCAGTAGAAGCAGGTGCTGACTTTGTTAAAACATCTACAGGATTTTCAACAGGTGGAGCGACGGTGGAAGACATTCGTTTAATGAGGAACACCGTTGGACCTGATATTGGTGTAAAAGCTTCTGGTGGTGTACGTGACCAACAAACGGCTAAAGCGGTGATAGATGCTGGTGCAACTCGTATTGGTGCTAGTTCAAGTATAGCGATTGTAAAAGGGCAAGTTGGAAAAGAAGGATATTAA
- a CDS encoding LuxR C-terminal-related transcriptional regulator: MTSLNRHMEYLIEEGIHILQKNEMMILQEWKKFSEQQLFINDEYMTSKEGEFKERLGLVIELLQKYVFHWQYTNYHEWMDELQDEWANYRSDIDSHHLVMIFSLLEKGAHKVSQQKSNITYYKYQSIQYFFDHVFQKLLNYSSNKVIDISSYVKHLFSLEPIPVHCVMRVRQEEEVYGIKEIIQMKEQENDSSWMNMLKTLKSESLDLLTSAVTSLVKTKEREETLFVFSIHVRNETLLFFTPEREWQPVKASLHLSIKMFERNFESYSRLTKQNQWKDSLLFFQQWMIQAKGVHELIERIASGYVRYFPFERCAFFSYKDTEKTSIGLTGYQLNTDVIKTIKENITTVHLINKNVKDLSFYRPLYYASALTCLPEHYVKQFKLKSIVIAPIYTLSENKLLGSVILDQGEHQHFEVSNETMIALQKVGHLVGEVLMKYQDYKELYLQHALSSRLSRREIEVLQMIKNGDSIEEVAEQLNLSRYTVRDYISSSIKRMNAKNRIHAVSMAIQQGLIS; the protein is encoded by the coding sequence TTGACATCATTAAATCGACATATGGAATATTTAATTGAAGAAGGCATTCATATTTTGCAAAAAAATGAAATGATGATTCTTCAAGAGTGGAAGAAGTTTTCAGAACAACAATTGTTCATTAATGATGAATATATGACCTCAAAAGAAGGTGAGTTTAAAGAGCGGTTAGGGCTTGTCATTGAACTGTTACAAAAATATGTCTTTCATTGGCAATACACTAACTATCATGAGTGGATGGATGAACTTCAAGACGAATGGGCAAATTACCGTTCTGATATCGATAGTCACCATTTAGTGATGATTTTCTCTTTATTGGAAAAAGGTGCCCATAAAGTGAGTCAACAAAAATCGAACATAACTTATTATAAATATCAATCGATTCAATATTTCTTTGATCATGTGTTTCAAAAGTTATTAAACTATTCTTCCAATAAAGTCATCGATATTAGTTCCTATGTGAAACATTTATTTTCGTTAGAGCCCATTCCTGTACACTGCGTTATGAGAGTAAGACAAGAAGAAGAGGTATATGGAATTAAAGAAATAATCCAAATGAAAGAACAAGAAAACGATAGTTCATGGATGAATATGTTGAAAACGCTTAAATCAGAGTCGTTAGATTTACTAACGTCGGCAGTCACTAGTTTAGTTAAGACGAAAGAAAGAGAAGAAACACTCTTTGTTTTTTCGATTCACGTAAGAAACGAAACCTTATTGTTTTTTACACCTGAGCGAGAGTGGCAACCTGTGAAAGCTTCCCTTCATCTATCAATTAAAATGTTTGAAAGAAATTTTGAATCGTATTCTAGATTAACGAAACAAAACCAATGGAAAGATAGCTTACTTTTTTTTCAACAATGGATGATTCAAGCGAAAGGGGTTCATGAGTTAATTGAACGAATTGCATCAGGATATGTCCGCTATTTTCCGTTTGAACGATGTGCTTTTTTTTCTTATAAGGATACAGAAAAAACGAGCATCGGTTTAACGGGATATCAACTTAATACGGATGTAATAAAAACGATTAAAGAAAATATAACGACAGTTCATCTGATAAATAAAAACGTAAAAGATTTAAGTTTTTACCGGCCGCTTTATTATGCTTCTGCTCTGACATGTTTACCTGAGCATTATGTAAAGCAATTCAAATTAAAATCCATTGTCATTGCACCTATTTATACACTATCAGAAAACAAATTGCTCGGTTCGGTCATTTTGGACCAAGGAGAGCATCAGCATTTTGAAGTAAGCAATGAAACAATGATCGCTTTACAAAAGGTAGGACATCTCGTTGGTGAAGTGTTAATGAAGTACCAAGATTATAAAGAATTGTATTTACAACACGCTCTTTCCTCTAGATTATCTCGACGAGAAATAGAGGTATTGCAAATGATAAAAAATGGCGATTCAATAGAAGAAGTAGCGGAACAGCTAAACTTAAGTAGATATACAGTAAGGGATTATATTTCAAGTTCAATTAAAAGAATGAATGCAAAAAACCGGATTCATGCCGTATCAATGGCTATTCAGCAAGGTCTTATTTCATAA
- a CDS encoding GntR family transcriptional regulator, with amino-acid sequence MLIKRTFLREEAYNILLEWIIVGKLSPGDKVRDVELSEELGISRTPIREALLRLEEEGFVVTKPNRSTTIAPIDLDQLTSTYSIVWTLEALALEEAFPHFTSQTIDELTNINEQILVDSPSLHQLDIVQLDNAFHDVIIALSKNEELQKILHRLKAKIRRAEFYYFQKEESVQASYKEHRLVIKHLEQKDWEKAKEALMNNWKHSLMQMKQQNKR; translated from the coding sequence ATGCTCATTAAACGTACCTTTTTAAGAGAAGAAGCTTACAATATTTTATTGGAATGGATTATTGTTGGTAAACTATCCCCTGGAGATAAAGTAAGAGATGTGGAATTATCTGAGGAATTAGGGATTAGCAGAACTCCCATTCGTGAAGCTTTGTTACGCTTAGAAGAAGAAGGCTTTGTTGTGACGAAACCAAATCGCTCAACAACGATCGCACCCATTGACTTGGACCAACTGACTTCAACATATTCAATTGTTTGGACATTAGAAGCTCTCGCTTTAGAAGAGGCGTTTCCTCATTTCACATCGCAAACAATAGATGAGTTAACTAACATCAACGAACAAATCTTAGTGGACAGTCCATCGTTACATCAGTTAGATATTGTGCAACTTGATAATGCGTTTCACGATGTCATTATAGCTTTATCGAAAAACGAGGAGCTTCAAAAAATACTCCATCGTTTAAAAGCCAAGATTCGAAGAGCAGAATTCTACTATTTTCAAAAAGAAGAGTCTGTTCAAGCATCATATAAGGAACATCGTTTAGTTATTAAACATCTTGAACAAAAAGATTGGGAAAAAGCAAAAGAGGCGCTTATGAACAATTGGAAACATAGTTTAATGCAAATGAAACAACAAAATAAACGATAG
- a CDS encoding YhgE/Pip domain-containing protein — MKALSLLIADFATITKRKAVFFSVLGALFIPVIYTILQLSATWSPYDNISNLPVAIVNNDKGTMVDDEPLNVGADLITDLQENPALDWNVVSSEEAEKGLKNLDYFLVIEVPEDFSANLSTLLDDEPKKMELKYTQNEGLSFFASQVTRSATEKIKEGLSNSITQKYANNVFNTIGDVAQGFEAASDGSKQIHDGTIQVYDGTDEMLSSLEEKAPDISKLADGAVTLNDGTNQVLTSLNEKSPDISKLADGASAVHGGTSTLLSSLQQGAPNISKLADGASAVDSGTSQVLSSLKDGAPNIAKLADGATAVDNGTSQVLSSLKAGAPNISQLADGATQVNNGANQVLVSLKSGAPNISTLANGASQLDGGTAQLLTTLKAKEDDVATLAQGAQSLVVGSQGVHDGVTQVLAGLEESKVGATQLKQGTSSLVTGSQNLSQGVQDWQNASAQVAGGASQLVTAIEQYMNNHNLQNDPEFQQLLGISQVVSSGASDLSSSTTTIKAGVDSLASGLQTADAGATQLTNGLTQLVAGQTQVQTGTTQLVDGAQLVAGGTATVNTGWSELIVGVTELKGGTTQLKEGTASLQTGWTDLTTGVTTLQAGTNQLQVGTSSVKTGWGSLTNGVSDLQAGTSQLKAGTQSVHTGWGTLTSGVGELQAGTSQLKVGTFSVKDGWGTLTSGVTDLHAGTQQIETGTSSVKTGWGTLTTGVSQLNDGAGQIKDGTATVETGWGTLTDGVKLLHDGADRLKDGSEELFTKLADGATQTGGIQVSDSNFDMFASPVNTIEEKVNPFPQYRNSTAPYHVSLALFMGILIMSLFVNLAKPEGPPSSGLSWFANKFMLTAILAIVQALLVSFVTLVVLGLDVANGFQFVMFTIIASLSFAAIVLFFVTLAGNVGRIIVFAFIALQLGTTGGQLPIYLLPEGLQNISVIAPLTYSIAGLKSAISLNNFGYLFENAMVLIGFFVLFSALTFVTIVIKNKRTGMTDTAMNREVLEG; from the coding sequence ATGAAAGCGTTATCATTATTGATTGCTGATTTTGCTACGATTACGAAACGAAAAGCGGTATTTTTTTCAGTCCTGGGTGCACTATTCATTCCTGTCATCTATACTATCTTGCAACTTTCTGCAACATGGAGCCCGTATGACAATATATCAAATTTACCGGTGGCCATTGTGAACAATGATAAAGGGACAATGGTTGATGATGAACCACTGAATGTAGGAGCGGATTTAATTACTGATTTGCAAGAAAATCCAGCACTTGATTGGAACGTTGTTTCTTCAGAAGAAGCAGAAAAGGGCTTGAAAAACCTTGATTATTTTCTAGTGATTGAAGTCCCAGAAGATTTTTCAGCCAATTTGTCGACTTTGTTAGATGACGAACCGAAAAAGATGGAGTTAAAGTACACACAAAATGAAGGACTAAGTTTCTTTGCCTCACAAGTAACAAGGTCTGCTACTGAAAAAATAAAAGAAGGGCTTTCCAATTCCATTACGCAAAAATATGCAAATAATGTGTTTAATACCATTGGTGACGTTGCCCAAGGATTTGAAGCTGCTTCTGATGGCTCAAAACAAATTCATGATGGCACGATTCAAGTGTATGATGGGACAGATGAAATGTTATCTTCACTAGAAGAAAAAGCACCTGATATCTCAAAACTTGCTGATGGAGCGGTCACTCTTAATGATGGAACAAATCAAGTATTAACTTCATTAAATGAAAAGTCTCCAGATATCTCAAAATTGGCGGACGGTGCTTCGGCTGTGCACGGAGGAACTAGTACACTTTTGAGTTCCTTACAACAAGGTGCTCCAAATATCTCAAAGCTAGCAGATGGAGCATCAGCAGTAGATAGTGGAACAAGCCAAGTGCTTTCTTCACTAAAAGATGGTGCACCAAATATAGCAAAGTTAGCAGACGGTGCTACTGCTGTCGACAATGGAACAAGCCAAGTGCTTTCGTCATTAAAAGCAGGGGCGCCCAATATCTCGCAATTAGCAGATGGAGCCACACAAGTGAATAATGGGGCTAATCAAGTGCTAGTCTCGTTAAAAAGTGGTGCACCTAATATTTCCACACTAGCAAATGGCGCTTCCCAACTAGACGGGGGAACAGCCCAACTGTTAACAACGTTAAAAGCTAAAGAAGATGATGTAGCGACGTTAGCACAAGGGGCTCAATCTTTAGTGGTAGGAAGTCAGGGAGTTCATGATGGGGTTACTCAAGTATTAGCTGGTTTAGAAGAATCTAAAGTAGGAGCTACCCAACTTAAACAAGGAACTTCGAGCTTAGTGACAGGAAGCCAAAATTTATCTCAAGGAGTTCAAGATTGGCAAAATGCTTCGGCTCAAGTTGCTGGTGGAGCAAGTCAATTAGTTACTGCCATTGAGCAGTATATGAACAATCATAATCTCCAGAATGATCCTGAATTCCAACAGCTTTTAGGGATTAGTCAGGTTGTTTCTTCAGGGGCAAGTGATTTATCATCATCAACAACAACAATTAAAGCAGGTGTGGATTCACTAGCAAGTGGTCTTCAAACCGCTGATGCAGGAGCGACCCAATTGACGAATGGCTTAACTCAATTAGTGGCTGGCCAAACACAAGTCCAAACAGGAACAACTCAATTGGTGGATGGGGCTCAGCTTGTTGCAGGAGGAACCGCTACAGTAAATACAGGCTGGAGTGAATTAATTGTAGGTGTAACCGAGTTGAAAGGCGGAACAACTCAGTTAAAAGAAGGAACGGCATCACTTCAAACCGGTTGGACGGATTTAACTACTGGAGTCACTACCCTTCAAGCAGGGACGAACCAGCTTCAAGTAGGGACTTCAAGTGTAAAAACGGGTTGGGGTAGTTTAACGAATGGTGTTAGTGACCTCCAAGCGGGAACATCGCAATTAAAGGCTGGAACACAAAGCGTTCATACAGGCTGGGGTACTTTAACAAGTGGAGTTGGTGAGCTTCAAGCGGGAACGTCACAGTTAAAAGTTGGAACATTCAGTGTTAAAGATGGCTGGGGAACACTAACTAGCGGTGTGACTGACCTTCATGCAGGTACACAACAAATTGAAACTGGGACTTCAAGTGTAAAAACGGGCTGGGGCACGTTAACGACAGGTGTCAGTCAATTAAATGATGGGGCAGGTCAGATTAAAGATGGTACTGCAACTGTGGAAACAGGCTGGGGTACATTAACAGATGGTGTTAAGCTTTTACATGATGGAGCTGACCGATTAAAAGATGGTAGTGAAGAGCTGTTTACAAAACTGGCGGATGGAGCTACACAAACAGGCGGTATCCAAGTTTCTGATTCGAATTTTGATATGTTTGCGTCCCCTGTCAATACTATAGAAGAGAAAGTGAATCCATTTCCACAGTATCGAAATTCTACAGCACCATATCATGTGTCTCTTGCTTTATTTATGGGCATTTTAATTATGTCGTTGTTTGTTAATCTAGCAAAACCTGAAGGACCACCTAGCTCTGGGCTATCATGGTTTGCAAATAAGTTCATGCTTACAGCTATTTTAGCGATTGTGCAAGCGTTGTTAGTTTCTTTTGTAACATTAGTTGTTTTAGGGTTAGATGTTGCGAATGGCTTCCAATTTGTCATGTTCACCATCATAGCAAGTTTAAGTTTTGCAGCTATTGTGCTTTTCTTTGTCACATTAGCTGGCAATGTTGGTAGAATCATTGTCTTTGCTTTTATCGCTTTACAGCTTGGAACAACAGGCGGACAATTACCAATATATCTATTGCCAGAAGGTTTACAAAACATTAGTGTCATTGCACCATTAACATACTCTATTGCCGGCTTAAAGTCAGCGATTTCACTTAATAACTTTGGGTATTTATTTGAAAATGCTATGGTGTTAATTGGATTCTTCGTTTTATTTAGCGCGCTCACTTTTGTTACGATTGTAATAAAGAACAAAAGAACGGGGATGACTGATACTGCAATGAATCGAGAAGTTTTAGAGGGATAA
- a CDS encoding DMT family transporter — MKKQNRWIGFILVLLGASFWGVGGTVAQRLFQDSHIPVEWLVSVRLLLAGIVMIILALLFKSREKVFQIWKDKQAVFQLFIFGIFGMLAVQYTYMASINLGNAAVATLLQYQAPLFIIFYLVLTKVSKLRGKDVIAVCLALSGSFLLLTNGVFHTLSVPLSSVIWGILSGVALAFYTLYAGNLLSKWGSLNIIGWAMIIGGTSLAILHPPWKIEATHWGGDTIFYLGFVIVFGTMLAFWFYLESLKYLKPQETSLLGSVEPLAAIITSVLWLNISFGLYQVIGTVFILAMVLYLSFSKEKETVAAPQAIIKQKKLS; from the coding sequence ATGAAAAAACAAAATCGATGGATTGGATTTATTCTTGTTTTATTAGGGGCTTCATTTTGGGGAGTTGGAGGAACTGTAGCCCAGCGACTTTTCCAAGATAGTCATATTCCGGTAGAGTGGCTTGTCTCTGTGCGATTATTATTAGCAGGAATCGTTATGATTATTCTTGCGCTCCTTTTTAAAAGCCGCGAAAAAGTATTTCAAATTTGGAAAGACAAACAAGCTGTTTTCCAACTTTTTATTTTTGGAATATTTGGGATGTTAGCTGTTCAATATACATACATGGCTTCGATTAATTTAGGAAATGCTGCTGTTGCAACATTATTACAGTATCAAGCTCCTCTTTTTATTATATTCTATCTAGTTCTTACAAAAGTAAGTAAGTTACGAGGAAAAGATGTCATTGCTGTTTGTTTAGCCTTAAGTGGTTCATTTTTATTATTAACAAACGGGGTATTCCATACATTGTCCGTCCCTTTGTCCTCTGTCATTTGGGGAATATTATCTGGTGTCGCCTTAGCCTTTTATACTCTTTATGCTGGAAATCTTTTATCAAAGTGGGGGTCTTTAAACATTATTGGCTGGGCCATGATAATTGGTGGAACTAGTTTAGCCATTCTTCACCCCCCTTGGAAAATTGAAGCGACACATTGGGGTGGTGACACCATCTTTTATTTAGGGTTTGTCATCGTTTTTGGGACTATGCTTGCGTTTTGGTTTTATCTCGAAAGTCTGAAATATCTTAAACCACAAGAAACGAGTTTACTAGGGAGTGTCGAACCACTTGCCGCAATCATCACTTCTGTATTGTGGCTTAACATTTCATTCGGCCTCTACCAAGTAATCGGAACTGTGTTTATTTTAGCGATGGTATTATATTTATCATTTTCTAAAGAAAAAGAAACAGTTGCTGCACCGCAAGCCATCATAAAGCAGAAAAAGTTAAGTTAG